A single region of the Lotus japonicus ecotype B-129 chromosome 4, LjGifu_v1.2 genome encodes:
- the LOC130711638 gene encoding uncharacterized protein LOC130711638 isoform X1, producing the protein MRWCGIASVPLGLGCCWRWKVFECYPVSELVPPKRNWNGKVFCQKRPNADGNSRCDPELRSVLELATESELYEIERILFGPSYLSPLLKSMTFTTTNTPEDLDRSMIGLDLQLRQQFIAALESRFFFLAADARSTLRGWRPSYRNVLLHLRKKLNIPCSTQLSTQDLELEIFLHLLHYNSTEESGNYPGLSDVCTALDCQGSLQHGLSQWKMQSKVGVEDLRSIFLKGGGIFTLAKIYQLLARKLSGKVLVEAANYQVKKEIMKKGGQLAMINLESRTALLAAKQGFLGAASRYLGFRSMITLLGPVLWGTFLADLVIQMLGTDYSRILRTIYALAQIRAIRTYRLPSDVTDE; encoded by the exons ATGAGGTGGTGTGGGATTGCAAGTGTGCCGTTAGGTTTGGGGTGCTGCTGGAGATGGAAAGTGTTTGAGTGCTACCCAGTAAGC GAATTGGTTCCGCCTAAGCGCAATTGGAATGGTAAGGTCTTTTGTCAGAAAAGGCCAAATGCAGACGGAAATTCTCGTTGTGATCCGGAGCTGCGGTCGGTGCTTGAACTTGCGACCGAGTCGGAGTTGTATGAGATTGAAAGAATCCTTTTCGGTCCCAG CTATTTGAGTCCTTTGCTGAAATCCATGACATTCACAACCACAAATACCCCGGAGGACCTCGATCGGTCCATGATTGGACTCGACCTTCAACTACGCCAACAATTTATAGCGGCCCTCGAGTCCCGCTTTTTCTTTCTTGCCGCTGATGCCCGCTCTACATTGAG GGGTTGGAGACCATCTTATAGAAATGTCTTACTTCACCTGAGGAAAAAATTGAACATTCCTTGCTCAACTCAATTGTCAACTCAGGACCTTGAGCTTGAAATTTTTCTCCACCTTTTGCACTACAACTCAAC TGAAGAATCAGGAAACTATCCAGGCTTGTCGGATGTATGCACTGCATTAGACTGTCAGGGCAGTCTACAACATGGACTCAGTCAGTGGAAAATGCAGTCAAAAGTTGGCGTAGAAGACCTTCGATCAATTTTTTTGAAG GGAGGTGGCATATTTACATTGGCAAAGATATATCAACTG TTAGCTAGGAAATTATCTGGGAAAGTGCTGGTAGAAGCTGCTAATTACCAGGTTAAGAAAGAGATAATGAAGAAG GGTGGACAGTTGGCTATGATCAATCTAGAATCCAGAACAGCCTTGCTTGCAGCAAAACAG GGTTTCCTTGGTGCTGCATCAAGATATCTGGGTTTTAGAAGCATGATTACATTACTTGGACCTGT GCTTTGGGGGACATTTTTGGCTGATCTTGTCATTCAAATGCTTGGAACAGATTATTCTAGAATCTTGCGAACAATTTATGCTTTGGCTCAG ATTCGAGCCATCCGCACGTATAGGCTGCCATCTGATGTTACTGATGAATAG
- the LOC130711638 gene encoding uncharacterized protein LOC130711638 isoform X2 — MRWCGIASVPLGLGCCWRWKVFECYPELVPPKRNWNGKVFCQKRPNADGNSRCDPELRSVLELATESELYEIERILFGPSYLSPLLKSMTFTTTNTPEDLDRSMIGLDLQLRQQFIAALESRFFFLAADARSTLRGWRPSYRNVLLHLRKKLNIPCSTQLSTQDLELEIFLHLLHYNSTEESGNYPGLSDVCTALDCQGSLQHGLSQWKMQSKVGVEDLRSIFLKGGGIFTLAKIYQLLARKLSGKVLVEAANYQVKKEIMKKGGQLAMINLESRTALLAAKQGFLGAASRYLGFRSMITLLGPVLWGTFLADLVIQMLGTDYSRILRTIYALAQIRAIRTYRLPSDVTDE; from the exons ATGAGGTGGTGTGGGATTGCAAGTGTGCCGTTAGGTTTGGGGTGCTGCTGGAGATGGAAAGTGTTTGAGTGCTACCCA GAATTGGTTCCGCCTAAGCGCAATTGGAATGGTAAGGTCTTTTGTCAGAAAAGGCCAAATGCAGACGGAAATTCTCGTTGTGATCCGGAGCTGCGGTCGGTGCTTGAACTTGCGACCGAGTCGGAGTTGTATGAGATTGAAAGAATCCTTTTCGGTCCCAG CTATTTGAGTCCTTTGCTGAAATCCATGACATTCACAACCACAAATACCCCGGAGGACCTCGATCGGTCCATGATTGGACTCGACCTTCAACTACGCCAACAATTTATAGCGGCCCTCGAGTCCCGCTTTTTCTTTCTTGCCGCTGATGCCCGCTCTACATTGAG GGGTTGGAGACCATCTTATAGAAATGTCTTACTTCACCTGAGGAAAAAATTGAACATTCCTTGCTCAACTCAATTGTCAACTCAGGACCTTGAGCTTGAAATTTTTCTCCACCTTTTGCACTACAACTCAAC TGAAGAATCAGGAAACTATCCAGGCTTGTCGGATGTATGCACTGCATTAGACTGTCAGGGCAGTCTACAACATGGACTCAGTCAGTGGAAAATGCAGTCAAAAGTTGGCGTAGAAGACCTTCGATCAATTTTTTTGAAG GGAGGTGGCATATTTACATTGGCAAAGATATATCAACTG TTAGCTAGGAAATTATCTGGGAAAGTGCTGGTAGAAGCTGCTAATTACCAGGTTAAGAAAGAGATAATGAAGAAG GGTGGACAGTTGGCTATGATCAATCTAGAATCCAGAACAGCCTTGCTTGCAGCAAAACAG GGTTTCCTTGGTGCTGCATCAAGATATCTGGGTTTTAGAAGCATGATTACATTACTTGGACCTGT GCTTTGGGGGACATTTTTGGCTGATCTTGTCATTCAAATGCTTGGAACAGATTATTCTAGAATCTTGCGAACAATTTATGCTTTGGCTCAG ATTCGAGCCATCCGCACGTATAGGCTGCCATCTGATGTTACTGATGAATAG
- the LOC130713521 gene encoding protein FAR-RED IMPAIRED RESPONSE 1-like — translation MDNKVPYSLPGMTESFLFHESQLIEVGLNNGQPEEVPPPAFVPPCISIDVSHLFTTDQIFPTRDDLINWVHGIAIENGYVVLITKSDSGGNGSRKAYVMLGCEKHGKYVPYRDPDLVEGTRTQKTECPFRLKGRPMKNGIDRDWRLKVMEGTHNHEPARSLLGHNFVGRLNSEEKEQVEKMSKSWVPPRKMLLTLKENNPLNLTTISQIYGACKRLRKSLRGSLTEMQHLLKKLDGDKYVHFERHEPGSEVIRDVFWAHPNAIKLFNTFPYVVIMDCTYKTNKYKIPLLEIVGLTSTDKTYSIAFCYIVNEGTDDYVWALECMKSLLADQAMLPKVIVTDRDLALLSAAKQSLPNTSHLLCLWHINKCVLAKCKLYVGTDDFAELVMGKWGEVVDAATVEEFEVQWMQLFNMCKDKYSNFTSYCSTTWLVHKEKFAKAWTNHVMHFGTTTSNRAEGAHASLKKMLRDCKGDLATSWDASHSLTCNRHTEILASFERSIHRIDHIFMFPFYTNIRGFVSNKCLQLIDDEHIRMKSYGGCDCLLRETHGLPCGCELAGHRSTTLLSINSICY, via the exons atggataataaagttccgtattctcttccagggatgacagaatcatttttatttcatgaatcccaattgattgaagttggattgaacaatggtcaacctgaagaggtgccaccaccagcatttgtacccccgtgtataagtatagatgtctcgcatttatttacaactgatcag attttccctacccgtgatgatcttatcaattgggttcatggaattgcgattgaaaatggatatgttgtgttgatcacaaagtcagatagcggtgggaatggaagcagaaaagcttatgtcatgttggggtgcgagaagcatggtaagtatgttccctacagagaccctgaccttgttgaaggaacgagaacacaaaagacagaatgtccttttagactaaaaggacgacctatgaaaaatggcatagatagagattggcggctaaaggtgatggaaggtacacacaaccatgaaccagctaggtcactacttggccacaattttgttggtcgtctaaattccgaagagaaggagcaagtggaaaaaatgtcaaagagttgggttccaccgagaaagatgctgttgactttgaaggaaaacaatcctttaaacttgactaccatatctcagatttatggtgcttgcaagaggttaagaaaatccctccgcgggtcattgacagaaatgcaacacttgttgaagaagttggacggtgacaagtacgtccactttgaaagacatgagcctggatcggaagtcattagggatgtattttgggctcatccaaatgctatcaaattgttcaacacatttccatatgtagtgattatggattgcacatacaagacaaacaaatataaaattccattgcttgagattgttggactgacttccacagataagacatactccatagccttttgctacattgttaatgagggcacagatgactacgtttgggcactggagtgtatgaagtctctattagctgatcaagccatgttgcctaaggtgattgttactgacagggatcttgccttattgagtgctgctaagcaaagccttcccaacaccagccatttattatgcttgtggcacatcaacaagtgtgttttggcaaagtgcaaactctatgttggtacagatgattttgctgaattggttatggggaagtggggagaggtggtggatgctgcaacagttgaagaatttgaagttcaatggatgcaattgtttaatatgtgcaaggacaaatacagcaactttacctcctattgttctacaacatggttggtccacaaggaaaaatttgccaaggcatggacaaatcatgtgatgcactttggaacaacaacaagtaacag ggctgagggtgcacatgccagtttgaagaagatgttgcgggattgcaagggtgacctagccacttcttgggatgcgtcgcatagtttgacatgtaatcgacatactgaaatattagcatcgtttgagcgcagtattcacagaattgatcacattttcatgttcccattttacacaaatattagaggatttgtgtcaaacaaatgcctgcagctcatcgacgatgaacatataagaatgaagtcctacggcggatgcgattgcttgttgagagagactcatggactaccttgcggttgtgaacttgcaggtcaccggtcaaccactctcttgtcaattaattctatttgttattga
- the LOC130711638 gene encoding uncharacterized protein LOC130711638 isoform X3, whose amino-acid sequence MTFTTTNTPEDLDRSMIGLDLQLRQQFIAALESRFFFLAADARSTLRGWRPSYRNVLLHLRKKLNIPCSTQLSTQDLELEIFLHLLHYNSTEESGNYPGLSDVCTALDCQGSLQHGLSQWKMQSKVGVEDLRSIFLKGGGIFTLAKIYQLLARKLSGKVLVEAANYQVKKEIMKKGGQLAMINLESRTALLAAKQGFLGAASRYLGFRSMITLLGPVLWGTFLADLVIQMLGTDYSRILRTIYALAQIRAIRTYRLPSDVTDE is encoded by the exons ATGACATTCACAACCACAAATACCCCGGAGGACCTCGATCGGTCCATGATTGGACTCGACCTTCAACTACGCCAACAATTTATAGCGGCCCTCGAGTCCCGCTTTTTCTTTCTTGCCGCTGATGCCCGCTCTACATTGAG GGGTTGGAGACCATCTTATAGAAATGTCTTACTTCACCTGAGGAAAAAATTGAACATTCCTTGCTCAACTCAATTGTCAACTCAGGACCTTGAGCTTGAAATTTTTCTCCACCTTTTGCACTACAACTCAAC TGAAGAATCAGGAAACTATCCAGGCTTGTCGGATGTATGCACTGCATTAGACTGTCAGGGCAGTCTACAACATGGACTCAGTCAGTGGAAAATGCAGTCAAAAGTTGGCGTAGAAGACCTTCGATCAATTTTTTTGAAG GGAGGTGGCATATTTACATTGGCAAAGATATATCAACTG TTAGCTAGGAAATTATCTGGGAAAGTGCTGGTAGAAGCTGCTAATTACCAGGTTAAGAAAGAGATAATGAAGAAG GGTGGACAGTTGGCTATGATCAATCTAGAATCCAGAACAGCCTTGCTTGCAGCAAAACAG GGTTTCCTTGGTGCTGCATCAAGATATCTGGGTTTTAGAAGCATGATTACATTACTTGGACCTGT GCTTTGGGGGACATTTTTGGCTGATCTTGTCATTCAAATGCTTGGAACAGATTATTCTAGAATCTTGCGAACAATTTATGCTTTGGCTCAG ATTCGAGCCATCCGCACGTATAGGCTGCCATCTGATGTTACTGATGAATAG